ACCCCGGTAGTGGTGGACCCAGCGGTACTGGGGGTGGTGTCGGAGGAGCACCGTATCCTGGTGGTGGACCCGGCGGCACTGGGGGTGGTGTAGGCGGAGTACGGTACCCCGGTGGTGGTGGACCCAGCGGCACTGGGGGTGGTGTCGGAGGAGCACCGTATCCTGGTGGGGGACCCGGTGGCACTGGGGGTGTTGTCGGAGGAGCACCGTATCCTGGTGGTGGACCCGGTGGCACTGGGGGTGGTGTAGGCGAAGTACGGTACCCCGGTGGTGGTGGACCCAGCGGCACTGGGGGTGGTGTCGGAGGAGCACCGTATCCTGGTGGGGGACCCGGTGGCACTGGGGGTGGTGTAGGCGGAGTACGGTACCCCGGTGGTGGTGGACCCAGCGGCACTGGGGGTGGTATCGGAGGAGCACCGTATCCTGGTGGTGGACCCGGAGGCACTGGGGGTGGTGTAGGCGGAGTACGGTACCCCGGTGGTGGTGGACCCAGCGGCACTGGGGGTGGTGTCGGAGGAGTACCGTATCCGGGTGGTGGCCCCGGTGACACCGGGGGTGGTGTAGGCGGAGTACCGTACCCCGGTAGTGGTGGACCCACTGGTACGGCGGGTGGTGTAGGCGGAGTACGGTATCCCGGTGGTAGCGGACCCAGCGGCACTGGGGGTGGTGTCGGAGGAGCACCGTATCCTGGTGGTGGACCCGGTGGCACTGGGGGTGGTGTAGGCGGAGTACGGTACCCCGGTGGTGGTGGACCCAGCGGCACTGGGGGTGGTGTCGGGGGAGTACCATATCCAGGTGGTGGCCCCGGTGACACCGGGGGTGGTGTCGGGGGAGTACCGTATCCTGGTGGTGGCCCCGGTGGCACCGGGGGTGGTGTAGGCGGAGTACCGTACCCCGGTAGTGGTGGACCCACTGGTACGGCGGGTGGTGTAGGCGGAGTACCGTACCCCGGTGGTGGTGGACCCAGCGGCACTGGGGGTGGTGTCGGGGGAGTACCGTATCCTGGTGGTGGCCCCGGTGGCACCGGGGGTGGGGTGGGCGGAGTACCGTACCCCGGTGGTGGCGGACCCAGCAGCACTTGGGGTGTTGTCGGAGGAGTACCGTATCCCGGTGGTGGACCCAGTGGCGTAGAAGGAAGATATCCCGGAAATTTTCCCAATGGTGTAGGAGGTGAATATTATGATGGTAATCTAGGTGGTACTGGAGGACCAAACAGACCTGGGTGGTACCCGGGCCAACAAAATGTTAATGATTGGTCCGGTCAGAATGGAGGTGAAGCTGGGTTAccacaaaaagaaaacattatGTCTCCGCAGTATTATCCATCACCTGGATCACAAGGTTCCGATGATGATGCAGATTCGCAAGCTTCGAGTTCAGTACAGAAAGCGGATTCTGGGACGATGGCTAGTGCATCAGCTCAAGGAAAGTATGGGCAGGGAACGGCACAATCTCAAGTTTCAGGAACTTACAGTGGTTCCGGATCATTTTCTGCTCAGGCAGGTACCAATGACGGTTCGAAAGGTGCTCAGACTCAAGTTAGTGGTGGTAAGCAGGGCGCAACAAGCAGTGCACAGGGCTCTGGAGGCCGTGGTAAGAGCCAGTCTCAAGTACAGCTGCATTCGAATACAGGAGCTACATCATCAGATGCACAAAGTAGCGGCTGGAATCATGGCACAAACTCGCAAGTACAAACGACTTCCAGAGGCGGCATGGCTGATGCACAAGCCAACGGTGAAGGCAGCACCTCGAGCCAGGCCCAAATAGGCTTTCAGCcttatgaaaaagaaaatgatcaaTCGCAGACGAATTCTTCAATATTCCTGGGCGGTGGTACTGCTTCTGCACAAAGTGGGACATACAGAGGTCAATCACAGGCGCAATTACAAGGCTCGTTCAAATATGGTTTATCATACAATGGAGCTGCTCAGGCAGGTTCTGGTTCAGGGGCTGCTGCTTCTAGGAAACCTTTCAACTTTTCGAGTTCCAATTCAGAGCTGTTCAAACCGTTTAGTCCTTTTCCAACCGTCGTAATTTCATCCGAAGAAGTGACACCTGACAACAATTTACAATCAGCCGAAATATTGCCAGCACTTGAAGAAGGTGGTGGTGAGCATTACGAACCACAAGCACAGACCGGCGGAACACAATCCCCACTTGTTCAGAAAACAGATACAGTGTTTACTCCTCCGGATCCAACGAGGGCAACTGGAGTACGGTATAACAATCCCGTACCAACTCGCAGCTCATTGCAAAACACAGGAGTGGATGACAATTATGAACAAACAAATGTAAATTCAGATGATTATGATGAAGAGTATGGAGATGAGTATTACGACTCTACGCCAACCGTATTCCCATCTGAAAGTGTGTCTAAAGATGGTGGTTTAACCGTGAGCAGCAAACAACCAAATCAATATCAACAGACTCACGTTTCGAACGGACAATACGGTGCACGTGTCACACAAGACTCTTCAACAGGATTTCATGAGGGCGATATTCTACAACCGGGACAATCTTTACCAGGATTTACAATCCCACCTGGATACCGTGGCAGGGTAGTGTCTATTTCCGGAAGCGATACAAAAGTTGAAGGTGATGGAGATTCGCAGTCTCAAACGCTTACGCTAACTTCAGGAAAAAACAACGTAACTTATGAAAATCGTACCAAGGAATCAGCGGCGGCCCATTCAAGAGCCTTGCAGACTCCACGTAATCGCTTCAGATACGACAGCAGAAGATACCAACAACCCGCAGTACCAAACAGTTACTTGCGATCTAGTCCCAGTCCACCAAGTAAGCCTAATTATTACACGATCACCAACAGCGTTGCAGGTAAGATACAAAGCAATAGAGACACAGCTCGCAAGTACGAACACCGTTACTACACAAAAAGCTCCACCTGTGGATATTTCACTTTCTCCTGCAATATCGTTTACGGCTCTAATGGGCGAACTAAGGTCTGTAAACCAAAAGTACCGACTAACCCGGATGGCAGTCCAATAAAATGCTGAAAATCTGTCTAAAGTTCTACGTGACTTATTACACACATATTAAACTTTCAGTGTACTTTTACCTAACGTCGACATATTCACATTTGTATTCATTGCACTGCCTTCTTCAAGTAACGCAAGTATTCACATGGAAAATTTATCTCGAGGATTGGGTCGTTTAATTTTAAGGAATTAGTCTATATAGTTAACGTTTTAACTTCTCCGATCATTCTTAActggaattaatttttaaatcattgaAAGTACATAAAGAAATAGTGTTACAATATGTTGTTGCGCGAGAGACCGCAAGTATTTGACTTTACTTGTCTGCCGATTATTTAATTACGAATGAATTCCTAACGAAGAAAAACGATTGAGTCAGTGCACGTGCATAATTTTCCCACTATGATATGTGCACATAAACGGAAATGTAGTGAATATCTGTCAAGGCCCTGTTGCTTGTGCCATGTAAACGAATCACGGAAAAGCGAAGGACGGATATCCAACGTAATCAGTGGATCATGTTCCACTTTTCTGTGAACCGTCTCATACGGGATTGCACCTTTTAATTATTAGAACGTAGGGTGACGGTGGAGTAAGGGATGAGTATCAAATATTTGGACGAAACGCGGTCGCGCACTGGGTGCGAAATGTATGTATTCAGATTAATGCACTTGCTGTTGTTGCAGGTTTGCAAACTTTACACTGTTGCGGCAATGCGCCAATCGAGTTATGCGTTGACTGTGTTGAATTATAGTGAAACACACGGAAAGAAAAAGGCTTGTAAGTTGAAAGCGAGTTTTCAAAAACTGCATGTTTTCTGCCACAAGATGGCGTCTTccgaaatggaaaaaaagttatcGCTGACAAATCGCATGAGCAGAAAAACCGATTTTAACATTGAATCATACCAAGTTGACCATACCTCgggtgcgttccgaaattagcTCCCAGTGCTGTCAACCGCCTTTTATCTTTTGTGCGCTGCGGAGTTCGTAAGTAGCTTCTCCCTCTGTCGTAAGTAGGGAGTTTTTAGAGCTGCCAGCTAATTTCTGAATGCACCCTTCATTGCACCAATTTCGATGGATGTTTTCAATGTAATGTTTTTGTAAtcttttctcgttttattATCAACATGAGCACATGAAATTGgattgtaaaaagaaaacgacagttggataaatttgtttatctttatatttttcaacgtttttgaaaaaatattattttaaattttgaaactaacatcgatttttccattcacttcAGAATTAAGTTACGAATCGTTAACTATTCTACTACACTTTACTGATTCCATATGCGTAGGGGAATTGagtcaaaaatattcagacaAAAGTATGGTTTCATCATATTCTAATcagcatatacatataagctatatacctatatatatattcacatccaattattattcacaatgTTACACAAATTATTGCTTTGAAGTATTTcatgtgtatattttatattgttaatacggtttattaaaataatgagCTTATAACCAGGAAACATCTCACATTCTTCTTTCGTCAGTCTTTATGGAAATAATACAAACAATTCATCATTGTTTTACAGCAAATTGTACAAAAcagaaagtaataaaaaatcttgTACATGCATCATATTATTTAACACAACATATCAAAATTGTAAAGAATTCTATATAAATGGTAAAAACTTAAATAAGTATACGTAAACAAcataaaatgtacaaaaattgcaagtacaaaaataaacgtaATTATATCATGTATGTACAGCGTAACAAAATTATGAAAGTGTAATATGAAcgtcgattttttcaaaaattcaggtaAGTATCTGCAGAAGAtttagtaataaaaaatttcacgctgAGTATTTGTCTCTATCGTAAATCATAATGCTAATTAAATTACGTGGCAGCAtcttaatcatttttcaacataCTATTATCTTTACTCTTTCAGTCTGTaactaaaataaaatcgtGCATTGTGTTTACATTTGTACAGATTTACAGGATACTGTTTAAAAGTCATTGACATCTTCGTCACTGAAATTGTGAGAAATGTTGGTGCTACGGTGAATAGATATTATGCCTGTTGATGTACGTAATctgcaaataaaaattcatcgttataAATTACGTACATAAACTTACATCCAATTGGGAACTTGGGTGAGATACGTAAGACTGGTTCATCCCCAAACGGATTCAGAGGTAagaaacaaattcaaaaaatcacaataataattgtatatGGCAGAGGTTTTGAAACGATTCTTACTTTCATGTATactttattgtttattatttctcgACAATACTTTAGAAATTcctgaatatttgaataaaaatcttcaattttatGCAGTTCTATATCATGATATTTCGAGTCCCAATACTGTACTTTGCAAACTTGGTAACAAAAccattgttaaaaaaataggAATCTTATTCAGACAAGCAAtcaaaacaaaaggaaaataaacgCACGAGTGACGTTTAATGATTTAACATTTGTTTATTCAGGCTTAAAGTAAACTTGCCTTGCACAACCTTTATTCCTCACAAGTTTGTTAATCTGCAGAAACTGAATTAGGACATATGGATGCGGTATGGTCCACTATACCATCCACTAATTTATCTTCTTCTATTTCAGTTAATTCATCGTCACATGTTTCAGAACTGTTAATAGTAATATAAATTAGTCTACGTACAGAATAAAGCTGTATACTTACCTAATAATGATGGTTAAAAAATGTCTTTCATAGAAAAAAGCAGTGTTAATATCAGAAACGTAAGATTTACTTGAAAAGTTTGCTTGTTAATACCATGGTTAATAAGAATTTCCAAGAAGAATCGTCAAGATTGAAATTTGGAGGCACAAAGATAAAagcacaatattttttaaatatcatttattatcattttgttATCATTACCTGTTTTTGAAATGCTCTAATTGGACGTTTGCTGAGCCTAGTTGTTCTGAAAGATCTTCATTGGCCCTTTGAAGCCTGCGAACATTGTTAGAAGCGGTATCTAGCTCGTCTTGTGCCGAAGCTagttcttttttcaattcttccaCCCTAGCTCGCACCCTTTTCACTTCGGTTTCGTATTGTTCTGATCGTCTCAAAGCGTGCGACAATTCAGTCGTTTTCTCAGCAagcatttttttcagttttgaaTGTGAATGCTTAAGGTCTAACACCTCCTATCGAAATTCAATACACAGCGTTAACAGAAATCAATTGTAAAGCAAGTTCTATGTCGATTCAGATCTTTCTGTgcaaatgaatatttaatttttaatttaccttGTTGCGATCCAATAACTCTTGTTGAATTTGCCTGACATCCGTGTCAGACGCAGAAACAGGTCGACCTCGTCGCGACTCCACTCTTTCCTGCATATCGCGTAACTCATTCCTGAGTTGTTTATTCTCACGATCAAGAGAAATTTTCTCAGTCTCTAACCGTTCCCGTTTACCCCATTCTGCAGCATTTTCTGCTTGCAGTCTCTCCAACTAGaattgatacaattttttaaatcaagttTAGCGCTATATTactcaaatattatttaacgTTCAATTGATATTCTAAATCTGTGGACTAACTTCAGTTCGCAGATCTGATAGACGACGATCCATGCCTTCACGATTTGTTGCCTCGTCAATGAGATCCGCTTGTGCAGCACTGAGTTCACTTTGAAATCTGTCCTTCAATGCCAATAGTTCTCTGGTAACTTCAGTTCTACtttcttctaattcttcaCACCGTTCTCTGAGTTGCGTTACTTCTGATCTGAGTTTTTCCATTCCCCGATGGAGCGACGACTTTTCtcttgaaaataatacaataattaaGCGAATATGTAATGATCCGAGGACTCATAAAACAGATACGTTTTCCTACTTATTAGTAGCAGTAAATTTGTACTTACTCTCGTTCGGCAGATATAGTTTTTGTTGCCTCTTCGAGTCTTAAATGCAGCATGGACATTTTCTGCATCAGAAATTCTTCATCGCTAGCATCAATAACAGATTGTCGTTTATCTAATTTATCTTGCATTGCATTGGTCTCGCCGACAAGCTTCATCATATCCCTATCCAAAGTATCGATTGAACTTTCTTTGTACAATTCTACAGCATGTTTAGGCACAGCACCTTGCAAAACATATTCCTCTATATCTCTGTCTTGCACTGCTGCATCCATATCAGATTTAGAACTTGGCTCTTCAGCAGAGTTTGCATGCACAAATAAATCTTTCTGATTCAATATCGGGACCATTTTTTCAGTCTGTTGAACGTTATTGTATACTTCCAAGAGCTCGTCAACTCCAAGCGCATCTCTGAGTCGAGGATCAGACTCTAAGATGTTGATTATTTGCTGATCAAATTGTCCAGCGTGTTTCAAAAGTATCATGTGTATGTtctccatttcttttttaagcTGCTCATTCTGCAATTCGATGTCTTGTTTCTCATGCTTGAATGTGTTCGCATCTTTCAATGCTACTTCCAGCTTGCTTCTCAGCAATTTAGCCTCTTCCCTTGCTTTGTTTCTTTCATTGCGCACCTTGCTCCATTTTTCACGCCAGTTCGCCGTACAATCCGACCACCAACGCATTGTTTTTTCCATTTGAGCCGCTCGTGCTCGTGCTTCCTCAAGTTCCCTTTGTCGCAAAGCCTATACATATTTTAAAACGTGATTAAAATTGTCTTGAAATTGATTGagttttttcaactcaaatTCTATCGAGACAAATTCTATAGTAGATAAATTCATGTTCACTGTACTAATTAAATACAGAGACACGCGACGAATCATCAcagttaaaattttaaaggtACCTCTTTGGTTTCCCACTCACTGTCTGCGTAGCGAGGAGAACTCGATGAGCTAACAGAAACATCATGTTCCCTAACAATTCGACGGGATGACGTTCCACTAGCTGTTGATTGTGCCATTGGGAGTCAGCAGGTTAACCTATTCCATGAGGTTTTCGAATGGATTACTACACTGAATAGTATTTCATGTAAACTTCATTCTgattcgatatttattttctagtAGCACTGATGAATGCGCAGAATATTAACTACGATCGGACGCCTTTGCGCAAAGTACAGACaaacttttattatttacaataaacgTAACGAAAACAACACAATGACAAAAgcttggtaaaaattattaatacgtCAGGGTGCGTTCCGAAACTTTCTGGCAGCGCGAAAAACTCCCTAGGatagaagagagaagagagcaAAAGagataataaattgtttataGCACTCTGAGATAATATCAGAATGCACCCTAAATTAGAATCACAGAGTATCACCAGTGACGAGTACTCTGGTATCACGCATCGTTATCGGTGCGTTCCGATATTAGCTTTTATCCTAGGGTGTTTTTAGTGCTGCCAGCTAATGGTGGAGCACACCCTATATTGCGCGTAAGCGATATAGtgaatcttttgaaatctggGTGTGTCCTATCATCTGCCGTTGTATAGAACTCCCTAAGAGAGAGACGGAAATCGGTATGAGTAGCGCTGTGGTAGCGCTACACAAATTATTAACTCATTATTAAAATGGACGCCTGtagcgttgactgaagaatataaagacggTTGCCTTTACgggctttggtgtgacaaccTAAAATCGTCGTGCGCTTGCGCCCCCTAAGATGTTCCACTGAAAGATGTTTCAACTGCagagttgagaacttattgcagaacatcagagagttaccgatttcgacatgatgctggctgcattcaccttctGAGTAACAGTCTTCGCAATTAGCGTCGGCACTAGCTCACGGCAGGCCCCGTGCGAGCCTTGAAAATCGGGCCCCCCTGTAAAAATTACGTACTACTCAAAACTCAAAATGCAGCTTTGCGAGattttttgtttgcaaaagttgaaataatatCTACAAAACTAACTTGCTGCTAATTTGATGTTCAATCGACATTGCAGCTAAGCCATTCAGTCGGTCTTGGCACATAGTGGAgcgcaaataaatttttataagcTTCAGTTTTGAGAATGTCCTTTCTCCTAACGTGGAAGTTACGggtaatgttgaaaaaatccttGAAGTTTTATAGTTAAAGAGATGAAgtttgaatatatttcatcaAGACCTTAGATAATAATGTGCGACAAAttcgatttattcaaaatctgAGATCTATCCAATAATACAAAGTTGCTGGAATTTTGGATGATACTAAAAGGTTTGCAAACGTCTTTGGTTATCACGAAACGTTCTCGTAAACTTGATATAACTATATAGCATAACTTGTtgacaaattcaatttccaacCTTTTCATTGGATCGCTTGATCATTCATCGCTTTGAGATTCGTAATCGAGAAATCGTTTCGTCCGTGGGGTACGTGATTCGGGTAAAGTTTGCGAAATGTCCAACTGTTCAGCCATCTGTTTAGCAGTGGCTACGCATGTTTCGAAACCGGATTCTCGGAAGGCTTGTAATTGAAAGAAAGCACCATCGATCATGTTCATCATGGTATGTAAATCGACTTTGGGACATTGTAAGGCCTTGCTGATTTTGTTGATCTCTTGCAGTATATCGTACCATACCACCAAACGATTGAGATAATGAGAGAATGAGAAATGATCGAGGCAGATACACGCAGCGTGGCTGCGTAGGCCGTACAATCGTATTCGAATTCCTCCCAAAATGCATTTTCTTACAATAGTTGTAATAAAACATGTATTTCTatgacaatattttacatGCGCTGtcaaaatttatgtaatcTTGGCCGTTCCAATctcgaaatattaatttattgtgCAATTTCAACTCTCAACACGTGATTCCCTATCTCGAGCTTTTTGCGACATTCTAGAGATTTATGTTTCGGTAAATTACTCGTAAACGCCTCttagaatttttataaaattcgaGTATCTTATATCGTGGCAAAAACTTCCGTCGCTAATTCTAAAGTTGCAcaaattttgatcgagatgaaatggatgctccgtatatgagacggtatttaacgcagtgtcctgatttaaagacctaaaaaggtggttgtcggcgattttttttattgatagggagagatagaacgaagattcttaaaacttcgagtgtatttgaacacacatttgaaaggtacgagtaaaaaattttatcatccaactgtcgcagaacggcagcatTATTAGCTGACCtgttaactgaagaatatatctttagtcaaaggctgaccatcgaagagcctagccgcttgagtctggaatcggcaggaaagataaagtgcgtattgtctgaaatgtaaaaactgaaatcattatacatcatatcatatcatatcatcatatgATACgtatcatacatcatacatcatacatagcattaaagttcgaaaccaaattttggatgttcggatgttcagaaagtgacgtcacccaaaattttttttccttgacgtcatcgatctatataGACGAAAATTAGCTAGCCAAATTTCGCAGTCTCGAAACagccgcgcagtagagcggacagatgagaatcgcgctccgcagatttcgagtatcGGAatctctacctcctggatcctgcgctccgggtccACTTCCtgatgaaactcgacttccaggacaagcgctccatAATTCTGgatgtccaggtccttgacctggtggatctcgacttccaggacaagcgctccgtagtttttgcgctcaaggtccactacgtagtgaaaatttacttccaggacaagcgcttcGTGGTTCCTGCGGAGCAAgtacgctacctggtgaaactcgacttccaggacaagcgctccgtagttcctgcgctccaggttcACTAgttggtgaaactcgacttccaggacaagcgctccgtagtttctgcgctccaggttcACTACCcagtgaaactcgacttccaggacaagcgctccgtagtttctgcgctccaggttcactacctggtgaaactcgacttccaggacaagcgcttcgtagtttctgcgctccaggttcactacctggtgaaactcgacttccag
This is a stretch of genomic DNA from Neodiprion fabricii isolate iyNeoFabr1 chromosome 2, iyNeoFabr1.1, whole genome shotgun sequence. It encodes these proteins:
- the LOC124175040 gene encoding uncharacterized PE-PGRS family protein PE_PGRS54-like isoform X7, translated to MTRIPGPPLWSILVLIAVFGLVTVQAKYYEKKRFDRSIDQPQTTLGTPYRPSKQRTFNDYNTHYIAYKDAKLNVCYLEPMRNISSNGLNLWQKMLHNADQRTLYVSEQLLTKIEVWRLAGGRIVEFCRGRSAVLLQETKPVPGYMEDPFLNEIAEDENDVVPHRVADVVLKPLYARAKRQIQLEEREQLNSKLTVRQRRQAPFRGRFRGQTQSQYLNFGDGQSKEGKAEARITHDSSHAVVSGTNGMGQAQSMSSGGGDCEECPGYRQPTYPGRGGGTGSQGSVWSYPTGRPSSGTNYEGNYNPKNGWKPSGPGPEGQQTVDHELDNLLLPKIYPGDKTRGVPSQPNGKYPGGGPSSTSSVHPDSNTGSGIGRGPYPGGESTGTGGGVGGAGIPYPGGGSSGTWGGVGGVPYPGGGPTGTGGGVGGVPYPNGGPSGTGGGVGGVPYPGGGPGGTGGGVGRVRYPGGGGPSGTGGGVGGVPYPGGGGPSGTGGGVGGAPYPGGGPGGTGGGVGGAPYPGGGPGGTGGGVGGVPYPGGGPGGTGGGVGGVPYPGGGGPSGTGGGVGGAPYPGGGPGGTGGGVGGVPYPGGGPGGTGVGVGGLPYPGGGGPSGTGGGVGGAPYPGGGPGGTGGGVGGVRYPGGGGPSGTGGGIGGAPYPGGGPEGTGGGVGGVRYPGGGGPSGTRGGVGGAPYPGGGPGGTGGGVGGVPYPGSGGPTGTAGGVGGVPYPGGGGPSGTGGGIGGAPYPGGGPEGTGGGVGGVRYPGGGGPSGTRGGVGGAPYPGGGPGGTGGGVGGVPYPGGGPGGTGGDVGEVRYPGGGPGGTGGGVGGVPYPGSGGPTGTAGGVGGVPYPGGGGPSGTGGGVGGVLYPGGGPGGIGGGVGGVPYPGSGGPSGTGGGVGGAPYPGGGPGGTGGGVGGVRYPGGGGPSGTGGGVGGAPYPGGGPGGTGGVVGGAPYPGGGPGGTGGGVGEVRYPGGGGPSGTGGGVGGAPYPGGGPGGTGGGVGGVRYPGGGGPSGTGGGVGGAPYPGGGPGGTGGGVGGVRYPGGGGPSGTGGGVGGVPYPGGGPGDTGGGVGGVPYPGGGPGGTGGGVGGVPYPGSGGPTGTAGGVGGVPYPGGGGPSGTGGGVGGVPYPGGGPGGTGGGVGGVPYPGGGGPSSTWGVVGGVPYPGGGPSGVEGRYPGNFPNGVGGEYYDGNLGGTGGPNRPGWYPGQQNVNDWSGQNGGEAGLPQKENIMSPQYYPSPGSQGSDDDADSQASSSVQKADSGTMASASAQGKYGQGTAQSQVSGTYSGSGSFSAQAGTNDGSKGAQTQVSGGKQGATSSAQGSGGRGKSQSQVQLHSNTGATSSDAQSSGWNHGTNSQVQTTSRGGMADAQANGEGSTSSQAQIGFQPYEKENDQSQTNSSIFLGGGTASAQSGTYRGQSQAQLQGSFKYGLSYNGAAQAGSGSGAAASRKPFNFSSSNSELFKPFSPFPTVVISSEEVTPDNNLQSAEILPALEEGGGEHYEPQAQTGGTQSPLVQKTDTVFTPPDPTRATGVRYNNPVPTRSSLQNTGVDDNYEQTNVNSDDYDEEYGDEYYDSTPTVFPSESVSKDGGLTVSSKQPNQYQQTHVSNGQYGARVTQDSSTGFHEGDILQPGQSLPGFTIPPGYRGRVVSISGSDTKVEGDGDSQSQTLTLTSGKNNVTYENRTKESAAAHSRALQTPRNRFRYDSRRYQQPAVPNSYLRSSPSPPSKPNYYTITNSVAGKIQSNRDTARKYEHRYYTKSSTCGYFTFSCNIVYGSNGRTKVCKPKVPTNPDGSPIKC
- the LOC124175040 gene encoding uncharacterized PE-PGRS family protein PE_PGRS54-like isoform X2; amino-acid sequence: MTRIPGPPLWSILVLIAVFGLVTVQAKYYEKKRFDRSIDQPQTTLGTPYRPSKQRTFNDYNTHYIAYKDAKLNVCYLEPMRNISSNGLNLWQKMLHNADQRTLYVSEQLLTKIEVWRLAGGRIVEFCRGRSAVLLQETKPVPGYMEDPFLNEIAEDENDVVPHRVADVVLKPLYARAKRQIQLEEREQLNSKLTVRQRRQAPFRGRFRGQTQSQYLNFGDGQSKEGKAEARITHDSSHAVVSGTNGMGQAQSMSSGGGDCEECPGYRQPTYPGRGGGTGSQGSVWSYPTGRPSSGTNYEGNYNPKNGWKPSGPGPEGQQTVDHELDNLLLPKIYPGDKTRGVPSQPNGKYPGGGPSSTSSVHPDSNTGSGIGRGPYPGGESTGTGGGVGGAGIPYPGGGSSGTWGGVGGVPYPGGGPTGTGGGVGGVPYPNGGPSGTGGGVGGVPYPGGGPGGTGGGVGRVRYPGGGGPSGTGGGVGGVPYPGGGGPSGTGGGVGGAPYPGGGPGGTGGGVGGVPYPGGGPGGTGGGVGGVPYPGGGGPSGTGGGVGGAPYPGGGPGGTGGGVGGVPYPGGGPGGTGVGVGGLPYPGGGGPSGTGGGVGGAPYPGGGPGGTGGGVGGVRYPGGGGPSGTGGGIGGAPYPGGGPEGTGGGVGGVRYPGGGGPSGTRGGVGGAPYPGGGPGGTGGGVGGVPYPGSGGPTGTAGGVGGVPYPGGGGPSGTGGGIGGAPYPGGGPEGTGGGVGGVRYPGGGGPSGTRGGVGGAPYPGGGPGGTGGGVGGVPYPGGGPGGTGGDVGEVRYPGGGPGGTGGGVGGVPYPGSGGPTGTAGGVGGVPYPGGGGPSGTGGGVGGVLYPGGGPGGIGGGVGGVPYPGSGGPSGTGGGVGGAPYPGGGPGGTGGGVGGVRYPGGGGPSGTGGGVGGAPYPGGGPGGTGGVVGGAPYPGGGPGGTGGGVGEVRYPGGGGPSGTGGGVGGAPYPGGGPGGTGGGVGGVRYPGGGGPSGTGGGIGGAPYPGGGPGGTGGGVGGVRYPGGGGPSGTGGGVGGVPYPGGGPGDTGGGVGGVPYPGSGGPGGTGGGVGGVRYPGGGGPSGTGGGVGGVPYPGGGPGDTGGGVGGVPYPGGGPGGTGGGVGGVPYPGSGGPTGTAGGVGGVPYPGGGGPSGTGGGVGGVPYPGGGPGGTGGGVGGVPYPGGGGPSSTWGVVGGVPYPGGGPSGVEGRYPGNFPNGVGGEYYDGNLGGTGGPNRPGWYPGQQNVNDWSGQNGGEAGLPQKENIMSPQYYPSPGSQGSDDDADSQASSSVQKADSGTMASASAQGKYGQGTAQSQVSGTYSGSGSFSAQAGTNDGSKGAQTQVSGGKQGATSSAQGSGGRGKSQSQVQLHSNTGATSSDAQSSGWNHGTNSQVQTTSRGGMADAQANGEGSTSSQAQIGFQPYEKENDQSQTNSSIFLGGGTASAQSGTYRGQSQAQLQGSFKYGLSYNGAAQAGSGSGAAASRKPFNFSSSNSELFKPFSPFPTVVISSEEVTPDNNLQSAEILPALEEGGGEHYEPQAQTGGTQSPLVQKTDTVFTPPDPTRATGVRYNNPVPTRSSLQNTGVDDNYEQTNVNSDDYDEEYGDEYYDSTPTVFPSESVSKDGGLTVSSKQPNQYQQTHVSNGQYGARVTQDSSTGFHEGDILQPGQSLPGFTIPPGYRGRVVSISGSDTKVEGDGDSQSQTLTLTSGKNNVTYENRTKESAAAHSRALQTPRNRFRYDSRRYQQPAVPNSYLRSSPSPPSKPNYYTITNSVAGKIQSNRDTARKYEHRYYTKSSTCGYFTFSCNIVYGSNGRTKVCKPKVPTNPDGSPIKC